One Cucumis sativus cultivar 9930 chromosome 1, Cucumber_9930_V3, whole genome shotgun sequence DNA segment encodes these proteins:
- the LOC116402165 gene encoding uncharacterized protein LOC116402165, with amino-acid sequence MSHVPMLVRYGGMWDERRRKYEGGMLKGIVVSKEITHKDLQAELYDLAEVDPSKFDVMIRCIYEIKVEHEAPTFELSNDRDLKFYLLSENPLKVPLYVSFEPKSNQSKKVLSKDYNSVSGSNQAHNLNPHPPIVMDTLNENEVHVREVEVGLCDNVIGTTSAIWESYESYDSKDETFTWEPVEMNSESFDIPQHRDGPTKDCKGKSKVRYSSSSQKLKTDMNDWSEESSTSEEFDVGQIFFSKKDLSMRLSVLAMKKNFQFVVKKSTKEVLFVRCIDNKCGWRLRAMRLKDSNIFKIKKYVKVHSCSLDVLNRDHRQAKSWVVGELIKSKFKGVGRLYKPRDIIEDMRQDYGINMSYEKAWRARENAYERVCGCPEESYNLLLRYGEALKLANVGTIFHMELEDNRFFKYLFMAVGPCVRGFLNCIRPVIVMDGTFLKNKYRGQLIVAVCLDGNNQIYPLAFGVVDRETDASIQWFLEKLKGAIGEVPNLGFVTDRKTCFSKCIASVFPSAFHGLCVQHLTQNLNDKYKNDTIATLFYNASRTYRESTFSEAWRSILAFPNDSGKYLNDVGITRWSRFHCPGRRYNMMTTNIAESMNSILKEPRDLPIASFLEHVRALLQRWFWERREEGIKVTSTLTKWAELVLQKKQERALTMKVNPIDCYQFHVKDLDKEEVINLHTQECTCKEFQAEQLPCAHAIAVARDRNINVYSLCANYYTNECLLAAYSEAVYPVGNQSEWKTTEEYVHMTVLPPKVVKRVGRPKKKRIPSVGEAPKLHKCGRCKETGHNRLTCTNPISYIQKSSIQD; translated from the coding sequence ATGTCACATGTTCCCATGTTAGTGCGTTACGGTGGTATGTGGGATGAGAGGCGAAGAAAATACGAAGGAGGCATGTTAAAAGGCATCGTTGTCAGTaaagaaataacacataaagATTTACAGGCAGAATTATATGACCTTGCAGAAGTTGACCCTTCAAAGTTCGACGTAATGATAAGATGCATATATGAGATAAAAGTGGAACACGAAGCTCCTACATTTGAGTTAAGCAATGAccgtgatttgaagttttatcttcttagtGAAAATCCATTAAAGGTCCCTTTATACGTCTCATTTGAGCCTAAAAGtaatcaaagcaaaaaagtgTTAAGCAAAGATTACAATTCAGTATCTGGCAGCAACCAAGCTCATAACTTAAACCCTCATCCTCCAATTGTAATGGATACattaaatgagaatgaagTTCATGTtcgtgaagttgaagttggctTGTGTGATAACGTGATAGGGACCACTTCGGCTATATGGGAATCATATGAGTCATATGATTCGAAAGATGAGACTTTTACATGGGAGCCAGTAGAGATGAATAGTGAATCATTTGACATCCCACAACATAGAGATGGTCCTACAAAAGattgcaaaggaaaatctaaagTTCGTTACAGCTCTTCTAGCCAAAAGTTGAAGACAGACATGAATGATTGGTCCGAAGAAAGCTCTACAAGTGAGGAGTTTGATGtaggacaaatatttttttccaaaaaagattTGTCAATGAGATTAAGTGTCTtggcaatgaaaaaaaattttcaGTTTGTAGTAAAAAAGTCTACAAAAGAGGTTCTCTTTGTTAGATGCATTGACAACAAGTGTGGTTGGAGACTGCGAGCGATGAGATTGaaggattcaaatatatttaagattaaaaagtatgtCAAAGTTCATTCGTGTtctcttgacgttttgaaTCGTGACCATAGGCAAGCAAAATCTTGGGTTGTTGGAGAATTAATAAAGTCAAAGTTCAAGGGAGTCGGTCGTCTATACAAACCACGTGATATCATAGAAGACATGAGGCAAGACTATGGCATAAATATGAGTTATGAAAAAGCATGGCGCGCTAGAGAAAATGCGTATGAACGAGTGTGCGGGTGTCCTGAAGAGTCATATAATCTATTGCTTAGATATGGTGAAGCTCTCAAACTTGCAAATGTAGGTACAATATTTCACATGGAACTTGAAGATAATCgtttcttcaaatatctttttatggcTGTTGGTCCATGTGTTCGAGGATTCTTAAACTGCATTAGACCGGTTATAGTCATGGATGGAACATTCCTTAAGAACAAATATCGGGGTCAGTTGATAGTTGCTGTTTGCTTGGAtggtaacaatcaaatttatcctCTTGCCTTTGGAGTGGTGGACAGAGAAACAGATGCTTCAATACAGTGGTTCttagagaaattgaaaggtGCAATAGGAGAGGTGCCTAATCTAGGCTTCGTGACAGAtcgaaaaacatgtttttctaaGTGTATTGCATCGGTTTTTCCCTCCGCATTCCATGGACTTTGTGTCCAACACttgactcaaaatttgaatgataaatacAAGAATGACACTATAGCTACTTTGTTTTACAATGCATCTAGAACATATCGTGAATCAACGTTCTCAGAAGCGTGGAGAAGTATTCTTGCATTTCCTAATGATtcaggaaaatatttaaacgatgTTGGAATAACACGTTGGTCTCGTTTTCACTGTCCAGGAAGACGATATAATATGATGACAACAAATATAGCAGAGTCCATGAATTCTATACTGAAAGAACCTAGAGATTTGCCTATTGCTTCATTCCTTGAACATGTTCGAGCTTTGCTACAACGTTGGTTTTGGGAGCGTCGAGAAGAAGGCATTAAAGTGACGTCTACATTGACTAAATGGGCAGAGTTAGttctacaaaagaaacaagaacgaGCTTTGACAATGAAAGTCAACCCAATTGATTGTTACCAATTCCATGTTAAAGATTTAGATAAAGAGGAGGTCATAAATCTTCATACTCAAGAGTGCACTTGTAAGGAGTTTCAAGCTGAGCAACTACCATGCGCACATGCCATTGCTGTTGCACGGGATCgcaatataaatgtttatagctTATGTGCTAACTATTACACTAATGAATGTTTGTTGGCAGCATATTCGGAGGCCGTCTACCCAGTTGGGAATCAGTCGGAATGGAAGACAACCGAAGAATATGTACATATGACTGTCTTACCTCCGAAAGTAGTCAAAAGAGTTGGTCGACCGAAGAAAAAGAGGATTCCAAGTGTCGGTGAAGCACCAAAATTGCATAAATGTGGTCGATGTAAAGAAACAGGCCACAATAGATTAACGTGTACCAATCCAATTTCATACATCCAGAAGTCGAGCATACAAGATTAG
- the LOC116402888 gene encoding ubiquitin-like-specific protease ESD4 produces MIPSAQNFTTVDTLFMRLLVAKWPEYQECIKENRPFHWKEEYRLVDYVVGSKQDFQDPWVNVDYIYSPFNIHGNHWILLCLDLVRCQVKVWDSLPSLTSAEDMRSILVPIQEMVPNLLDTTGFFVRRGGSSTHKEPWPLVIVDSIPLQRNNSDCGVFTIKYFEYEASGLDVATLCQENMSYFRKQLAFQLWTNNPMY; encoded by the exons ATGATACCTTCTGCTCAAAACTTCACAACTGTAGACACACTATTCATG cGACTATTAGTTGCGAAGTGGCCTGAATACCAAGAATGTATTAAAGAGAATCGACCATTTCACTGGAAGGAGGAGTATCGGTTGGTTGACTATGTTGTCGGATCAAAACAAGACTTTCAAGATCCTTGGGTGAATGTTGATTACATTTACTCTCCATTCAATATCCATGGCAATCATTGGATTCTATTATGCTTGGACTTGGTACGTTGTCAAGTTAAGGTATGGGATTCGCTTCCGTCGCTTACGAGTGCCGAAGATATGAGAAGCATATTAGTGCCAATTCAAGAGATGGTGCCAAATTTGCTCGATACTACTGGATTCTTTGTTAGGAGAGGCGGATCATCAACACACAAGGAACCTTGGCCACTTGTCATTGTCGACTCCATTCCACTTCAACGCAACAATAGTGATTGTGGTGTATTTACAATTAAGTATTTCGAATATGAAGCTTCTGGTTTAGATGTAGCTACattatgtcaagaaaacatgtcatattttagaaaacaattggcATTTCAATTATGGACCAACAATCCCATGTATTGA
- the LOC116404163 gene encoding uncharacterized protein LOC116404163, whose protein sequence is MLSTILKHLEVQKKGEEGDCTGVEGHGAQTEDVDTPGTPSWLRMPKEDDTSDGVKHVELQKQGVEANRTEDDTMDELDKKVHIDLEEPIDVVDDFNEEIGVKSLTYFDSDVMEIEPLSTKRPHVRPARSKRASVYLSTPSQL, encoded by the exons ATGCTGTCGACTATATTGAAACACCTTGAAGTTCAAAAAAAG GGTGAAGAAGGAGACTGCACGGGAGTTGAAGGTCATGGTGCCCAGACCGAAGATGTTGACACACCCGGTACACCTTCTTGGTTGAGGATGCCAAAGGAGGATGACACAAGTGATGGGGTGAAACACGTTGAACTTCAAAAACAG GGTGTCGAAGCAAACCGCACGGAGGATGACACAATGGACGAGTTGGATAAGAAGGTTCATATTGATTTGGAGGAGCCAATAGACGTCGTTGACGATTTCAACGAGGAAATTGGAGTAAAAAGTCTTACTTATTTTGATTCAGACGTCATGGAAATAGAACCATTATCCACTAAACGACCACACGTTCGGCCCGCACGTAGCAAGCGTGCAAGTGTATACTTGTCAACCCCTTCACAACTTTAG
- the LOC116404166 gene encoding uncharacterized protein LOC116404166: protein MFSKSLMQLYLISFFFFYAGFSMASTSTNGPMYKIDPAHHFQSIALQVWAYESIPTITECGVHKVSNDAIPRMLRWVCELSPKSHVLQSQVFDSPMFLINVVIEMMPEEEEHLRMSSGELVEKTHPYNTVSEKNGDSKRPGEASNDDNDCKRVRKRRSGSLR from the exons ATGTTTAGTAAGTCTcttatgcaattatatttaattagttttttttttttttatgcaggtTTCAGTATGGCTTCGACATCAACTAACGGTCCCATGTACAAGATTGACCCTGCTCATCATTTTCAGTCTATA GCGTTACAG GTTTGGGCATATGAGTCTATACCAACCATCACTGAATGTGGTGTACATAAAGTAAGCAACGATGCAATACCACGAATGCTGAGGTGGGTGTGCGAACTATCGCCGAAGTCTCATGTCCTACAGAGCCAGGTGTTTGACTCACCAATG TTCTTAATTAACGTGGTAATTGAGATGATGCCTGAAGAGGAGGAGCATCTAAGAATGTCTTCAGGGGAACTTGTTGAGAAAACTCATCCATATAACACCGTTTCTGAGAAGAATGGTGATTCAAAACGACCAGGAGAAGCTAGTAATGATGACAATGACTGCAaaagagtaagaaaaagaagaagtggaAGTCTAAGATGA